A single window of Actinoallomurus bryophytorum DNA harbors:
- a CDS encoding TetR/AcrR family transcriptional regulator — translation MTSGPEGPRTLRRDGRRNRDALLAAAREAFAEHGLGASLEGVARAAGVAIGTLYRHFPTRGDLVRAVFADKLRIVVDAGERGLELDDAWEGFLLFLETLCGLQAEDRGFNDLASFNRPATGEAAEVRDRVNELWGRLLVRAQECGVVRRDLVLQDMTILVWSHSRIIEATYGIAPRAWRRHLHLMLDAYRAEHAHPLPEPPLTDAELDLATARISGAS, via the coding sequence ATGACCTCTGGCCCGGAAGGCCCCCGCACCCTGCGCCGGGACGGCAGGCGCAACCGCGACGCCCTGCTGGCCGCCGCCCGCGAGGCGTTCGCCGAGCACGGGCTGGGCGCCTCGCTGGAGGGAGTGGCCCGCGCGGCGGGCGTCGCCATCGGCACGCTCTACCGTCACTTCCCCACCCGGGGCGACCTCGTGCGGGCGGTGTTCGCCGACAAGCTGCGGATCGTGGTGGACGCCGGTGAACGCGGGCTCGAGCTGGACGACGCGTGGGAGGGCTTCCTGCTGTTCCTGGAGACGCTGTGCGGGCTCCAGGCCGAGGACCGGGGGTTCAACGACCTGGCGTCGTTCAACCGGCCGGCGACCGGTGAGGCCGCCGAGGTGCGCGACCGCGTCAACGAGCTGTGGGGACGGCTGCTCGTCCGCGCCCAGGAGTGCGGCGTGGTGCGCCGCGACCTCGTACTCCAGGACATGACCATCCTCGTCTGGTCGCACAGCCGGATCATCGAGGCGACCTACGGCATCGCGCCGCGCGCCTGGCGCCGCCATCTGCACCTGATGCTCGACGCCTACCGCGCCGAGCACGCGCACCCGCTGCCCGAGCCACCGCTGACCGACGCCGAGCTGGATCTCGCGACGGCCCGCATCAGCGGCGCCTCCTGA
- a CDS encoding aldo/keto reductase: protein MTTDQSPPRSRAMRYQTFGRLTGLRVSEFALGTAIFGNGPGARTGPEEARAIFEAFAEAGGTFIDTADAYQSGDAEELVGEFLDGRRDDFVVATKYTRNATHGSGANATGNSHRNAVRSLESSLKRLRTDHVDLYWVHLPDGVTPMEEILGAFDDLKRAGKILHGGLSNFPAWRVAAAAATTALRGGGPLVGVQEAYSLSDRGADRDLLPAAEAFGLGTCLYSPLGGGLLTGKYRRGADGRLAAWGAGVQVEDTEHRTAVLDTVLAVAEEIGTTPAQVAVAWLAGRAARSTTALVPVVGPRTLGQLREYLAALDLELSAEQYDRLDRVSAVGHGNLQELAFGGDAQRFHRHPVPVV, encoded by the coding sequence GTGACCACGGATCAGTCACCGCCGAGGAGCAGGGCGATGCGCTACCAGACCTTCGGCCGCCTGACCGGCCTTCGGGTGTCGGAGTTCGCCCTCGGCACCGCGATCTTCGGCAACGGCCCCGGCGCGCGCACCGGGCCCGAGGAGGCCCGCGCGATCTTCGAGGCCTTCGCCGAGGCCGGCGGCACCTTCATCGACACCGCCGACGCCTACCAGTCCGGCGACGCGGAGGAGCTCGTCGGGGAATTCCTGGACGGACGCCGTGACGACTTCGTCGTCGCCACCAAGTACACGAGGAACGCCACGCACGGATCCGGCGCGAACGCCACGGGCAACAGCCACCGGAACGCCGTACGGTCGCTGGAGAGCAGCCTCAAACGGCTGCGCACGGATCATGTGGATCTGTACTGGGTGCACCTGCCCGACGGCGTCACCCCGATGGAGGAGATCCTCGGCGCGTTCGACGACCTGAAGCGCGCGGGCAAGATCCTGCACGGCGGCCTGTCGAACTTCCCGGCATGGCGCGTGGCCGCCGCGGCGGCGACCACCGCGCTGCGCGGCGGCGGACCGCTCGTGGGCGTTCAGGAGGCGTACAGCCTGAGCGACCGCGGCGCGGACCGCGACCTGTTGCCCGCGGCCGAGGCGTTCGGGCTCGGCACGTGCCTCTACTCGCCGCTGGGCGGCGGACTCCTCACCGGCAAGTACCGCCGCGGCGCCGACGGCCGGCTGGCCGCGTGGGGCGCCGGCGTGCAGGTCGAGGACACCGAGCACCGGACCGCCGTCCTCGACACCGTCCTGGCGGTGGCCGAGGAGATCGGCACCACCCCGGCGCAGGTGGCGGTCGCCTGGCTCGCCGGCCGCGCGGCACGCTCCACGACGGCACTGGTGCCCGTCGTCGGCCCGCGCACCCTCGGGCAGCTGCGCGAGTACCTCGCCGCGCTGGATCTGGAACTGAGCGCCGAGCAGTACGACCGGCTCGACCGCGTGAGCGCGGTCGGCCACGGGAACCTCCAGGAGCTCGCCTTCGGCGGCGACGCACAGCGGTTCCACAGGCACCCCGTGCCCGTCGTGTGA